In Haloarcula ordinaria, the genomic window GACTGTACGAGTTGTCGAGCAGGCCGAGTGCAACGTCTCCGCTCTCCAACGTGGCTGCGAGGTCGTTCGTCAACGCTGGATGGTTCATCGTTGTATTTTCGGACGCGGGCGGGAAACATCTACTGGACAGGTGATGGAGGCTACGTTCACCGTTCGTGGCAAGCTCGGCACCGGGGGACATCGAACGTCCCTAGCGAATAAGATCAAGCAGGAGAACGGCTATCAACGACTGACGAAGTTACGGAGCGTCGTTCATCTCGAAAGGTGAAGGGTATTGAGTAGGTTCGACAAGGCTGTCACACCCTCCACCGTGTATCCAAAGAGTCCACACCGTCGAGCGTCCACACAGTTATTCGAATCGGACGGCTATTCCAAAGGATGTCAGACGACAACCGGGACCGAGACGAGAACCCAGACGACGAACAGCGACAACAGCCAGAGCGGAAGCGAGAAAATGAACGCGACCGTGCCCATGACTGGCGAGTACGTGCGCCAGATATCGAGCGATGGCGGAATATTGATACTCGTCGGCGTCGTCCACGACCATCCGGCGAGTACGTACCGCGTTCGACAAGTGGTCAAGGAACTCGATCCGGAAGTAATCGCATTGGAACTGCCGCCGATTTCGATCCCGCTGTTCAAGCAGTACGCAAGCACCGACCGATGCCCACCTGTCTTTGGCGGCGAGATGAGTGCGGCGATTCAGGCTGCCGCCACAGGTACTACCGTCGGTATCGACGGGCCAACCGGCGGCTTCTTCCAACGGCTGGGGTGGAACCTCCTTCGGGAACGGCCATCGCTACAGACGGTTCGAAACGTGGTCTCGGATGCCGTCGAAACGACGAAACACGCGGTCGCCTGCCGTGCTGCGGCGGCTGTCGGCGCACGCACCTCGATCCGACTGGAAGTCGACTCGCCGGTCTCACACGACATCGACTGGGCGGACGCACCCGACGACCAAGCACGCCACGAGCGCAAGCAGGTTCGTCGCTCCCACTCGTTTATGAACGCGTTTCGGACTGCGAGTCGCTTACAGGCCTCTCGACTCGAGGATGTGGCCCGCGAAGAAGAGATGACCGCTCGACTCTTACGGCTCCGCGAGGAAGGCGACACCGTCGCCGTGGTCGGTATCGACCATCTCGACTCGATAGCCGAACGGCTGAATTCAATGGGTGAAGCGGCCTCGCCTGACGGCGTCCGCGATCACTAGCCCGCCCAGACGGACGTTGCGACGGCATCGAAGTGGAACCGGCGTCCGCGTGACTACCCAGGTATGATACTATTATTTCGCTTATCCCACAGCATACCCCCGGAGTGCGGCCGTTCGTGAGTACCTTTGACACGTCGAGCCCTCTGGATGACGGTTACGTGTGAATATCTGGACTGGTGTAACGCAGTCCTATCGACCCTCTGTTTCGGATATTCCTTTTATAACCATACACCCACGGGGAATACACTCAGATCCAATGGAGCGAGACCACGTAACTGATGACGACGAGGGCAAAGCGGTAGTCGACTCTCACGGGGAAAAGATCGGTATGGTCACGGAGGTCAGATCCGGTACCGCGTACGTGGATGCGGACCCCGGCCTCGCTGATACCATCCGCTCGAAACTCGGCTGGGGCGACGCCGACCAGGACGATTATCCCCTGGAGAAGAGCCGCATACACACAGTAACCGACGACGAGGTTCGACTCAAAGACGAGTTTTAGGCCAACTCACCCACCAGAGCGCGGACTCCTTTTTACGTCGTGGTGGATTGTCAGACGTAGCTTGATACGGGATGGAGAGGAATAGCCCTCCGTACTACCCAAGCGTGATTTCGACCAGGGACATCTCGTTCGCAGGAACAACACTCTCTAGAACGGTCTCGACCTCGGACCACGTCTCTGGCCGGTAGCTGTCGATCCCGAAGCTCTCGGCAAATCGCTCGAAGTCAGGGTTCGTCAGTTCGGTTCCAAAGTGTTCACCGGTATGTGTGACCTGATTCTCTGAAATAAGGCCGTAGTCGTCGTCGTTGAACACGATGATCGTATATCCGAGGTTGAGGCGGGTGGCCGTCTCGATCTCGGCCGCATTCATTAGAAACCCACCATCACCGGTCGCAACGACGACGTTCGTAGCGGTCGCGAGATCGGCAGCAATCCCGCCAGGGACGGCGATTCCCATACTTGCCAACCCGTTCGAGATGATGCACGTGGTGGGTTCGTAGGTGGGAAAACTCTGTGCGATCGCCATCTTGTGACTCCCGACATCGGAGATCAGAATGTCTTCGTCAGCCATCGCTTCCCGGAGAAACGGGAGCGTTCGTTCAACCGAGAACGGGTCGTCTGACTCG contains:
- a CDS encoding PRC-barrel domain containing protein, with the translated sequence MERDHVTDDDEGKAVVDSHGEKIGMVTEVRSGTAYVDADPGLADTIRSKLGWGDADQDDYPLEKSRIHTVTDDEVRLKDEF